The Micropterus dolomieu isolate WLL.071019.BEF.003 ecotype Adirondacks linkage group LG22, ASM2129224v1, whole genome shotgun sequence genome contains a region encoding:
- the LOC123961587 gene encoding anoctamin-3-like — protein MGTYDAGRIWHGILEGIGVLAVITNAFVIAITSDYIPRFVYAFKYGPCVDKGHHHEDECLRGYMNSSLSVFDMGEMKNSSQSRYCRYRDYRAPPWSSVPYEFTLQFWHVLAARLAFIIVFEHLVFGIKSFIAYLIPDMPKDLCDRMRREKYLMQEMMYEAELEHLQKERKKKGRRYHHEWP, from the exons ATGGGGACATATGATGCAGGTC GGATCTGGCATGGGATTCTCGAAGGTATCGGCGTGTTGGCAGTCATCACCAACGCCTTCGTCATTGCTATCACCTCAGACTACATCCCCCGCTTTGTCTACGCATTCAAATATGGACCGTGTGTGGACAAGGGACACCACCATGAGGATGA GTGTTTGCGAGGCTACATGAACAGCAGCCTGTCTGTGTTTGACATGGGCGAGATGAAGAACAGCAGCCAGTCCAGATACTGCAGGTACAGAGACTACAGAGCACCGCCCTGGAGCTCAGTGCCGTACGAATTCACCCTGCAGTTCTGGCACGTCTTGGCTGCCAGGCTGGCCTTCATCATCGTCTTTGAG CACCTGGTGTTTGGGATCAAGTCCTTCATAGCGTACCTCATTCCGGACATGCCAAAGGATCTCTGTGATCGTATGAGGAGGGAGAAGTACCTGATGCAGGAGATGATGTACGAAGCAGAACTAGAGCACCtgcagaaggagagaaagaagaaaggacGGCGTTATCACCATGAGTGGCCTTAG